A genome region from Arthrobacter sp. SLBN-100 includes the following:
- a CDS encoding N-acetylglucosamine kinase, with the protein MEKPDALPADPLTPPLSAPRGVVIGLDIGGTKTHGIRFEDGIPVADESAGSSNVQNVTRDEAARNLASLFARIGGEGVSHVYAGSGGIDTEEDAAALAALIEPHAPGAQITVVHDSRLLLAAGHASTGVAVIAGTGSAAWGRNADGGEARAGGWGYLLGDEGSGYWLGREAVRHSLRRMNQGLPVDQLTAALLQSCGVDHPNRLIALFHSPDTGRRFWAQQARHVVEAAAAGHPASQEYLERAGQDLAALAVQVLQQLDIPGPVILGGGLGMNVAPLQDAFRRSLAEAGADVRVLDQEPVFGVLELLAEKA; encoded by the coding sequence ATCGAAAAGCCCGATGCCCTGCCCGCCGATCCGCTGACCCCGCCACTCAGTGCGCCCCGCGGTGTGGTCATCGGCCTGGATATCGGCGGGACCAAGACGCACGGCATCCGGTTCGAGGACGGCATCCCGGTGGCGGATGAATCGGCGGGCAGTTCGAACGTGCAGAACGTCACCCGCGATGAGGCCGCACGCAACCTCGCCAGCTTGTTTGCGCGGATCGGCGGCGAAGGGGTCTCCCACGTCTACGCCGGGTCCGGCGGCATCGATACGGAAGAGGATGCGGCGGCCCTCGCTGCGCTGATTGAACCGCATGCCCCGGGTGCACAGATCACGGTGGTGCACGATTCGCGACTGCTGCTCGCTGCCGGCCATGCCAGCACGGGTGTGGCGGTGATTGCCGGCACCGGTTCAGCGGCCTGGGGCAGGAATGCCGACGGCGGCGAGGCCAGGGCAGGCGGCTGGGGTTACCTTCTGGGGGACGAAGGCAGCGGCTACTGGCTGGGGCGCGAGGCGGTGCGGCACAGCCTGCGGCGCATGAACCAGGGCCTTCCGGTTGACCAGCTCACTGCCGCCCTGCTGCAGTCCTGCGGGGTGGACCATCCGAACCGGCTGATCGCGCTGTTCCATTCCCCGGACACCGGCCGCCGCTTCTGGGCGCAGCAGGCCCGGCACGTGGTGGAAGCGGCAGCGGCGGGGCATCCGGCAAGCCAGGAATACCTGGAGCGGGCGGGCCAGGACCTGGCTGCGCTGGCCGTGCAGGTGCTGCAGCAGCTGGACATCCCGGGCCCGGTGATCCTGGGCGGCGGGCTGGGCATGAACGTGGCACCGCTGCAGGACGCTTTCCGCCG
- a CDS encoding LysR family transcriptional regulator — protein MEPDHKQLVQLLPLLPLLSELGRTQHVTETAELLGVPQSTVSRALSRASAVVGTELLVREGRGVRLTPAARSLLPYIERALAEFQAGLDLVRSESDVVRGRIPVSFQHTFGESTLPLLISAFRSRHPGAVFTLTQGARDTCLAQLAAGESDLALTAPVAPEGRNLASALLYREPLRLVVHHTHALAGRKLASVADIRSDPFVALGPGYGMRSLTDALFREAGYRPRIAFESQDTHTVRGLVSAGLGVSILPPGGDAPGRDVSGETGNLGWVEVPLDSALAFRDVGLSWRQRNPDLEPLGVRLFRELVLTQGPELLAGLVQRRSRLPRTGHESPPRS, from the coding sequence TTGGAGCCCGACCATAAGCAGCTGGTGCAGCTTCTTCCGCTCCTGCCGCTGCTGTCCGAGCTGGGCAGGACACAGCATGTCACCGAGACGGCCGAACTCCTCGGAGTACCCCAGTCGACGGTGAGCAGGGCGCTGTCGCGGGCCAGCGCCGTCGTCGGAACCGAACTGCTGGTCAGGGAGGGCAGGGGAGTCCGCCTCACTCCCGCTGCCCGCTCCCTGTTGCCCTACATCGAGCGGGCACTGGCGGAGTTCCAAGCTGGCCTGGACCTGGTCCGTAGCGAATCGGACGTGGTTCGCGGCAGGATCCCGGTGTCCTTCCAGCACACCTTCGGTGAGTCAACCCTGCCGCTCCTCATCAGCGCCTTCCGGAGCCGCCACCCCGGCGCCGTCTTCACACTGACCCAGGGAGCACGCGACACCTGCCTGGCCCAGCTCGCCGCCGGTGAATCCGACCTGGCACTGACCGCGCCCGTCGCCCCCGAAGGGCGGAACCTCGCCTCTGCCCTCCTCTACCGCGAGCCCCTGCGCCTGGTGGTCCATCACACCCACGCGCTCGCAGGGCGCAAGCTGGCCTCGGTGGCCGACATCCGTTCCGACCCGTTTGTGGCGCTCGGCCCCGGGTACGGGATGCGCTCACTCACCGATGCACTCTTCCGGGAAGCCGGATACCGGCCCCGGATCGCCTTCGAAAGCCAGGACACGCACACCGTCAGGGGCCTCGTCTCGGCAGGACTCGGAGTCAGTATCCTGCCTCCGGGCGGGGATGCTCCCGGACGGGACGTCAGCGGCGAAACAGGAAACCTGGGCTGGGTGGAGGTGCCCCTTGACTCGGCCCTGGCCTTCCGCGATGTGGGCCTGAGCTGGCGCCAAAGAAATCCCGACCTGGAGCCCCTGGGCGTCCGGCTGTTCCGCGAACTGGTCCTCACCCAAGGGCCGGAACTGCTGGCCGGGCTGGTGCAACGGCGGTCCCGGCTGCCCCGCACAGGCCACGAAAGTCCTCCGCGCTCCTGA
- a CDS encoding MFS transporter gives MQRSVPHPRPQDSDGGWHGHAKGSRAYGRIILGLAFAGVATFAQLYSTQAVLPILAADLNVTAAEAALTISLATVGLAVTVIPWSFLADRIGRVKAMAWGITVATVLGLLVPLSTSFPLLLGLRLLEGMALGGIPAIAIAYLNEEVTKAHAALAAGSYVAGTTLGGLAGRLVAGPAGELWGWRAAALAVSVLATLAAVAFLVLVPRARGFTAAKAGLRGAARTLGGHVRNIRLLALYVQAFLMMGGFVAVYNYLGFRLSGEPFGLPATVVSLMFLAYLSGTFTSRWAAGLTMRFGRRNVLLAGLALSTAGLALTFTASLALILAGLVVFTGGFFAAHSIGAGWTGAIASTGRAQAASLYNLAYYLGSSIIGWAGGLLFQSFGWNALAAAVMILACLTAVTVAVVHPREAILPKGAGA, from the coding sequence ATGCAGCGCAGTGTCCCCCACCCCCGTCCCCAGGATTCCGACGGCGGCTGGCACGGACACGCGAAAGGTTCCAGGGCGTACGGCCGGATCATCCTCGGCCTCGCCTTTGCCGGGGTAGCAACCTTTGCCCAGCTGTATTCCACCCAGGCTGTCCTGCCGATCCTTGCCGCGGACCTGAACGTCACCGCTGCCGAGGCCGCACTGACCATCTCGCTGGCCACTGTCGGGCTGGCGGTTACGGTTATCCCCTGGTCCTTCCTGGCGGACCGGATCGGCAGGGTCAAGGCCATGGCCTGGGGCATCACGGTGGCCACGGTCCTGGGCCTGCTGGTTCCCCTGTCCACCAGCTTTCCCTTGCTCCTGGGCCTGCGGCTCCTCGAAGGCATGGCCCTGGGCGGCATTCCGGCCATCGCCATTGCCTACCTGAACGAAGAGGTGACCAAGGCGCACGCCGCACTCGCTGCGGGAAGCTACGTTGCCGGCACCACGCTGGGCGGCCTTGCCGGACGGCTGGTGGCAGGCCCTGCCGGGGAACTGTGGGGATGGCGCGCCGCTGCCCTGGCCGTATCCGTCCTCGCAACGCTCGCCGCCGTCGCCTTCCTGGTGCTTGTGCCGCGGGCCCGGGGGTTTACGGCTGCCAAGGCAGGACTGCGCGGCGCTGCCCGCACCCTCGGCGGCCATGTGCGCAATATCCGCCTGCTCGCGCTGTACGTCCAGGCTTTTTTGATGATGGGCGGCTTTGTGGCCGTGTACAACTACCTGGGGTTCCGGCTTTCCGGTGAACCCTTCGGGCTGCCCGCCACGGTGGTCAGCCTCATGTTCCTGGCCTACCTGTCCGGGACCTTCACGTCCCGCTGGGCAGCAGGACTGACCATGCGTTTCGGGCGCCGGAACGTACTGCTTGCCGGGCTTGCCCTCTCGACGGCGGGCCTCGCCCTCACGTTCACCGCGTCGCTGGCGCTGATCCTGGCGGGGCTGGTGGTTTTCACGGGCGGCTTCTTTGCGGCGCACAGCATCGGTGCGGGGTGGACGGGTGCCATTGCCAGCACCGGCCGGGCCCAGGCGGCCTCACTGTACAACCTTGCCTACTACCTCGGGTCAAGCATTATCGGTTGGGCCGGAGGCCTGCTCTTTCAGTCCTTTGGCTGGAACGCCCTGGCCGCCGCCGTCATGATCCTTGCCTGCCTCACAGCGGTGACTGTCGCCGTCGTCCATCCGAGGGAAGCAATACTTCCCAAGGGAGCAGGCGCCTGA
- a CDS encoding Lrp/AsnC family transcriptional regulator — translation MSTNARNTRPGVHLEPLDAIDERLLAALVADARISNKQLAELVGIAPSTALMRTRALSERGIVQGYEAKLNLSSIGRSVQALVAVRLRAHDRDQIDRFTARVPHLPAVLSTFHTSGSVDYLLHIAVATTEDLRDWVLDNLATDPVVGHTETTLVFEHIQGNHGPLPE, via the coding sequence GTGAGCACGAATGCCAGGAACACCAGGCCGGGAGTGCACCTGGAGCCCCTGGATGCCATTGACGAGCGCCTGCTGGCGGCCTTGGTGGCGGACGCGAGGATCTCCAACAAGCAGCTCGCGGAACTGGTGGGCATAGCGCCCTCTACTGCGCTGATGCGGACCCGGGCCCTCTCGGAGCGGGGCATCGTGCAGGGTTATGAGGCGAAGCTCAACCTTTCCTCCATCGGCAGGTCGGTGCAGGCCCTCGTTGCGGTGCGGCTCCGGGCGCATGACCGGGACCAGATCGACCGTTTTACAGCCCGCGTTCCGCACCTGCCGGCAGTGCTGTCCACATTCCATACGTCAGGCTCGGTGGACTACCTGCTGCACATCGCGGTCGCCACCACTGAGGACCTGCGCGACTGGGTGCTGGACAACCTGGCCACAGACCCCGTGGTAGGCCATACGGAAACCACGCTGGTGTTTGAACACATCCAAGGCAACCACGGGCCGCTCCCGGAGTAG